The genomic segment AAACTCGAAGAAAAAATTAAGGAACTTGAAGAACGTCTAGAAAAGAATTCCAAAAACAAGAAGTTAAAGAAAACAATTAAAGAGCTCAAGACTAAATGTCTTCCCAGAATGAAAAAATATGAGCAACAGGAAGAGATTTTAAATGGACGAAACAGTTATTCTAAAACAGATACTGATGCAACTTTTATGAGAATGAAAGAAGACCACATGAAAAATGGGCAATTGAAGCCCGCATATAATGTTCAGATAGGTACAGAGAATCAGTTTGTAGTTGGTTATAGTATTCATCAAAGGCCGGCAGATTCAAGATGCTTAATACCTCATTTAGAAAAAGTAAAAGAAGTTACAGGTAAGATTCCGGAGAATGTGATAGCTGATTCAGGTTATGGTAGTGAGGAAAATTATGATTACTTAGAGAAAGCTAATACTAATATTTATGTTAAGTATAATACTTTTCATAAAGAACAAAAGAAGAAGTTTAAAAATGATATATTTAAAGTAGAAAACTGGCCGTATGATAAAGAAAACGACGAGTTTATTTGTCCTGTTCAAAGAAGACTCATTTACTGTAAGACAAAAGAAATTAAGACTGAAAATGGATATACTAAACAAATTAGATATTACAAATGCGAAAATTGTGATGAGTGTGAGTTAAAAGAAAATTGTACCAAGGCCAAAGGTGATCGAGTAATAAGAATAAATTTTAAATTACGTGAATATAAGCAAAAGGTAAAGGAAAACCTTTGTTCCGATAAAGGTATGAAACTCCGTTCTCAAAGAGCAATTGAAGCGGAATCTGTCTTTGGAAGGATCAAAGGTAATTGGTCATTCCGGAGATTTCTGCTTCGTGGCCTTGAGAAAGTAAAAATTGAATGGGGTTTACTGTGTATAGCCCATAACCTGGCTAAACTGGCAACAGTATAGAATGTCAGGTATGGGTTTTTATTTTCTTAACAGAAAAATTTTCAATGAATTTGAAATGAACAATGAAAAAAGGGGCCATGCCCAAAAGTAATTAATTACTTTTGGGACAGCCCCTTTTTTTATTTATCAGAACACAATCCAAATATGTTGAAAGAACCTTTAATATCTGGTATATTATTGTTAAAGTTTTAACTACTTTTGAATTAAAGAGTTGAGCAGGTCTTGTAGATCTGGTGCTAATGGTGCTTCAAATTCCTTTTTCTCATGAGATAGAGGAATTCGACAGAAGATTTTCCATGAATGGAGAGCGTGTCTTTTAATTAGCTCATCACTTCCACCATAGAGGGTATCTCCCATTAGAGGATAGCCGAGATAACTTAAGTGAACACGAATCTGGTGGGTGCGACCGGTTTCTAAGCTAAGGGCAATTAGTGTAGCATTAGAAAATCGTTTTAATACTCTATAGTGGGTTATAGCTTTTTTTCCTTGAACAGGATCAACTTTACGTTGGATAATGCTACCTTTTACACGCCCGATGGGAGCATCTATAGTACCTGAATCATCGGTTATCACACCATGTACCAGGGCCAGATATTGGCGATGGATCTTATTACGTTTAAGTTGATTGGACATGTAATTATGTGCATATTGATTTTTTGCTATCAATACCAGACCAGAAGTATTACGGTCCAGTCGGTGAATAGGGCGGAAGAGGTTATGATTTCCCTGGGCTTTGAGATAGTAGAGGACACCATTGGCCAGGGTATTGGTTCGTTCTGTAGCTGTAGGATGAACCAGCATTCCTGTAGGTTTATTCACAACCAGTAGGTTTGCATCTTCATAAACAATATCAAGTTGCATGGGTTCAGGTTCAAAATCTGCCTCTTCATCAAAATTAAAATTAAATTCCAACAGATCTCCTTCTTTAACCTGTGTAGAAAAATCTACATATTGCCCATTAAAGCGTACCCGGTAACTTTTTCGGATTTTACGGAGTAAGCTGCGGGAAATTAAGAGTTGATTTCTTAGGAGCTGATAAATAGTCAATCCCGTCTCTTTTGGTTGGACCTGATAGGTTATGATCTGCTCATCATTTTTAAAATGATCTACATATGGTTTTAGCATCTTCAACACCTGTCTTTCTCTGTTTATTATAAACGGTAATCAAGATAAATTGCAACTGAAAGGTGGGGAAAATGCAAAGTAATTTTGTTTGTTACAGATGTGAAAAAAAGTATTCACTTGATAAACCCATTTGGCGGTGTGAATGTGGAGGGTTATTAAAGATTGAGCGGAGATTTAAAACGATGGAAATTCAAAAAGAGGATTTGAGTTTATGGAGGTATCGGGATCTTTTACCGGTTGAGCAAAAGGATGCAATGATTACTTTGGGTGAGGGGATGACTCCTCTTTTACAGAGAATGATTAGCGGCTATAAT from the Anoxybacter fermentans genome contains:
- a CDS encoding RluA family pseudouridine synthase, producing MLKPYVDHFKNDEQIITYQVQPKETGLTIYQLLRNQLLISRSLLRKIRKSYRVRFNGQYVDFSTQVKEGDLLEFNFNFDEEADFEPEPMQLDIVYEDANLLVVNKPTGMLVHPTATERTNTLANGVLYYLKAQGNHNLFRPIHRLDRNTSGLVLIAKNQYAHNYMSNQLKRNKIHRQYLALVHGVITDDSGTIDAPIGRVKGSIIQRKVDPVQGKKAITHYRVLKRFSNATLIALSLETGRTHQIRVHLSYLGYPLMGDTLYGGSDELIKRHALHSWKIFCRIPLSHEKKEFEAPLAPDLQDLLNSLIQK
- a CDS encoding IS1182 family transposase produces the protein MKRKNHNKKTFIEYNMNQTMLPLSFDVFIPENHLVRVVNSAIERMNIEPLLEKYKGGGRSSYHPKMMLKVIVYAYTQRIYSSRRIAKALRENIYFMWLSGNNKPDFRTINRFRSEIMKDVIDEVFASVLELLIEEGYVKLENYFLDGTKIEANANKYSFVWGKATKKYKARLRAKINELLKEIEKTNEEENRLYGDNDLEEMGEGKEIDSKKLEEKIKELEERLEKNSKNKKLKKTIKELKTKCLPRMKKYEQQEEILNGRNSYSKTDTDATFMRMKEDHMKNGQLKPAYNVQIGTENQFVVGYSIHQRPADSRCLIPHLEKVKEVTGKIPENVIADSGYGSEENYDYLEKANTNIYVKYNTFHKEQKKKFKNDIFKVENWPYDKENDEFICPVQRRLIYCKTKEIKTENGYTKQIRYYKCENCDECELKENCTKAKGDRVIRINFKLREYKQKVKENLCSDKGMKLRSQRAIEAESVFGRIKGNWSFRRFLLRGLEKVKIEWGLLCIAHNLAKLATV